The following DNA comes from Simkania negevensis Z.
AAAATATTTGACACCAAAACGGGATTAATTTGGATAGAGAAAAGATTGACAGACGGAAGAGGGATAAGGTTAAATTTAGACTATTCTTTTAAAGGATTTATAGACTAATGATTAGCAATCAGTTGATAGAAATCGTTTTCGAAAACATTCAATTAAAAAAAATATCTGCCTTAATTTCCGAATTAACAGAAAATGGCTCATTAATTTCTGACTATTACGCAAGCTGCGAATGCGATAACATTAATTGGAATGAAGAAATATCCATAGAAGAATTTTTCAATTCTCATTCAAATTTTGGCTTATTCATCAACTTATCCGAAATAAAGAAGGGCAGCTTCGTTATACCAAATTCCTCTATAACAGTTTATAAAAACGAAGGCACAATCGATCTAGAAATAAATTTTGAGCTAAAAGACCTAAATAATTTTTCAAAAAAAACGCTCAAAAAAAAATTAATGGCATTTTCCAAAGAGCTCGCAGCTGATTATCATATTTCCAACTATTATTGTGGTCTTGAGCCAGCGAAAGATTTTGAAACACGGCTTTTCACTAAAGATCAAGCAGGACCTCTTTCTTTATAAGTTTTAATAAACTTCAAATTGCCCTGACTTAGCCATTGGTGGCACAGCAGAAACCCTCGCAGGCGCCGGCATGACTCTTTATACCAGCGGCTTCGGAAGTGCCATCGGTTGGCCCATCATGGCCCACGGCCTTGACCACACCATTACCGGTCTTAGATCCCTCTGCTCCGGTCAGCACACAACCTCCGCAACCCAACAACTCTTAGAAAAAACAGGCATGTCTTCCAACATGGCTACCAACACCGATGCTCTCCTTGGCTTTACAGGCAGCACCTACGGCTCCCACATTGTCAACTCTGCATAAACTAACAGCCCAGGAAATTGCATGGGGACATGCGTTTGAAAAACATATTCTTTATCAAGGAGAGTTTCCTGGGTGGATCCGAACAAGAAGTCACCTTGCCCAACACATTGAAAGCATTTTAAACAAACCTTCTGCTATAAAAGCACTAAAAAATAATCGAATAGCTTACTGGCATTATGAAACAGGAACTATAGTCATTCGAAACCCATCAGCTTTAGATGGAGGAACAGTTTTTCAACCTCGCAGGGGATATGAGTACTTTTTAAATAGTATAAAATAAGGGAAGTGATGACAAAAATATTTCACACAAAATGGAATGAAATTTGGCCTATCGTAAATGTTTTAAACGAAGTATGCCATGGTATAAATATTGAAAATATTTCAGCAACTATTGGTGCTGATTACAATTCAATTTATGCCCTTATGAAAAAAATTGTTGCATACGAGTCTAGTGAAGCTTTATCAAATATTCCTATCTCAATAAATTTAGATGATAATGAACTTAAAATTCTCAAAAACTGCTTTAATGAAGTTCAAAAGCAAATTCAAGAATGGGAGTTTTCAACTCGTATCGGTGTATCAGCACACGATGTAGAAAAAATATTAGACAGAATGACAGCTCTTGACAATATTTAATAAATGCGAACCGGATTGAATTTTCTCCAAACATATGCTCCAACCCAACTGAAATGAAAAAAATACGCACAAAACAGGATTTTATTTCTTTTCTAAAAGACCTTCGAAAAGACTACATAGAGAACTGTTCTACCTGGGAAAATAAAGATATTGAATCATTTTTGGAAGCTATGGCAGCGTGGCTCGAAGATATGGACGGCTTTTATGCAAATCAAGGTCTACCAGTTCCTGAAAAGCCTGATTGGAGGGTTTTCGCTGATATATTTATGGGTGCTAAGCTTTATGAATGATTAGAGGTAATGGTGGTGGTGAATAAATGGTAGCAAAAAATCTTAAAAAAATACCCTTCATTTTTTCCCACACATGGAGTATTTTAGTAGAAATTATCACGTTATCTTCTCATGCATACACATTCAAAAATGTTTAAAAGAAGTTTTGTACAATGTATGAGGATAATAGCTAAATATCAAAGCCAAAACCATGAAAAAACTACCTATTGGAATTCAGAGTATCAAAAAAATTCTTTGCAAAAAAGAATATCTCTACGTCGATAAAACAGGCTTTATAAAAAAACTCATCGATGCTGGTACTCCCCATTATTTCATGTCTCGCCCGAGAAGATTTGGAAAATCCCTGTTTTTGAACACTCTAGAAGAAGTGTTTAGCGGCAACAAAAATTTATTCGAGGGATACGAAATTTATAACAGCGACTATAGCTGGAAAAAATATCCCGTTGTTCGTTTCGATTTTTCCCAAATAGCAAGTCAAACCCCAATAGAATTTCAGGAAAGCCTCAAAAGAACCTTAGTAGAAAGTGCTGAGTTTCATGCGCTCTCAATCGAGGCCCCAACAATACAAGAGGGACTAAAGGCCTTAATCACCCATTTATTTAGAAAAGATAATACCAGAACCGTTGTCCTTGTGGACGAGTATGACCATGCAATCATTAATAGATTAGGAAGTATAGAAACCGCTCAAAAAAATAAAGAAATCCTTAAAGATTTTTTCACCACATTAAAGAGCTTAGATGAGTATCTGAAATTCACATTTGTTACCGGCATTAGCAAGTTTTCACAAGTCTCACTCTTTTCAGGGCCTAATAACCTTATAGATATTACCATGGACCCACAATATGCTGGTATGATGGGATATACAGAAGATGAAGTCAAAAAGTACTTTCAGGACTATATTCAAGAAATTGCTGCAGAAAGAAAAAAACACCACCACACAGCAGCAACAGAAGAACAAGTTTTGAATGAGATTCGCAGTTGGTATAACGGATACCGATTTTCTGAAGGGGACATTTGTGTTTACAACCCCTTTTCAACATTAAAGTTCATGCAAAACAAAAAGCCTAAAGCCTATTGGTATAGCTCTGGAACCCCTTCTTTCTTAATCGACGAATTGAAAAAACACTCTGAATCTATGATTTCTCTAGAAGGAGCAACAGCTATAGAAGAAGAACTAATGGACATCAGTCGCTTAGATAAAATTGATTTGACAGCTTTAATGTATCAGACTGGATATTTCACTATTAAAGAATACAATCCTATTTCCAAGCGTTTTCTTTTAGGACTACCCAAT
Coding sequences within:
- a CDS encoding mAFB alternative, with translation MALQAAPTAPTLSTLHKLTAQEIAWGHAFEKHILYQGEFPGWIRTRSHLAQHIESILNKPSAIKALKNNRIAYWHYETGTIVIRNPSALDGGTVFQPRRGYEYFLNSIK
- a CDS encoding DUF7660 family protein, producing the protein MKKIRTKQDFISFLKDLRKDYIENCSTWENKDIESFLEAMAAWLEDMDGFYANQGLPVPEKPDWRVFADIFMGAKLYE
- a CDS encoding ATP-binding protein, with the translated sequence MKKLPIGIQSIKKILCKKEYLYVDKTGFIKKLIDAGTPHYFMSRPRRFGKSLFLNTLEEVFSGNKNLFEGYEIYNSDYSWKKYPVVRFDFSQIASQTPIEFQESLKRTLVESAEFHALSIEAPTIQEGLKALITHLFRKDNTRTVVLVDEYDHAIINRLGSIETAQKNKEILKDFFTTLKSLDEYLKFTFVTGISKFSQVSLFSGPNNLIDITMDPQYAGMMGYTEDEVKKYFQDYIQEIAAERKKHHHTAATEEQVLNEIRSWYNGYRFSEGDICVYNPFSTLKFMQNKKPKAYWYSSGTPSFLIDELKKHSESMISLEGATAIEEELMDISRLDKIDLTALMYQTGYFTIKEYNPISKRFLLGLPNEEVRNAFINSLVQNFASITKLKSSEKCVKALEEYQPDFLFKHIELGFASFAYQVFVDAKENTYQGMLLSMLYGMGFDPLSEKATNTGRIDVVLEIPNTIYIMELKLDESSEIALKQIHDKSYFKSYLHKGKKIVIIGANFSSKNRNISDWTAELLSEAGELIKKILPNNH